A window of Verrucomicrobiales bacterium genomic DNA:
TCGCCTTCTCATTCGGCCCGTTCCTCGGCTTCTGGACTGCCTTCGAGGCGGCAACCCGCCTGGGAAACCTCTGCTTTCCAGGCGGCGGACTCAGTTCTTTGGCTCGGCTGCACAACCTGATCGACAACCAAGCAACGATTCTTTGTTGCACCCCAACCTACGCGCTGCATCTGGGCGAAGTCGCCGCGGCCAACCAGATCGATCTGACCACCAGTGCCATCCGTCGCCTGATCGTGGCCGGGGAACCCGGAGGAAGCATTCCGTCGACTCGACGTCGACTCGAAGCGCTCTGGCCCAAGGCACGAGTTTGCGATCATCATGGGATGACGGAGGTCGGGCCGGTGACTTACGAATGTCCAGATCAGCCAGGCCTGCTGCATGTGATGGAACGATCCTACATCGCCGAAGTCCTCCAGCCCGGAGCCTCGGAACCGGTCGCTCCAGGGGAAGTCGGCGAGCTCGTTCTCACCACCTTGAAACGTTCCGGCTCTCCCCTGCTCCGTTATCGCACCTGCGACCTGGTGGCCGCGCAGTCCCGCACGGGGGAGCGATGCACTTGCGGCACCTTGGATCTAGGCCTGCGAGGTGGGATCATTGGTCGCACGGACGACATGGTGGTCGTACGGGGGGTGAATCTCTACCCGAGTGCGGTGGAGGAAGTCATTCGGAGGGTGGGAGGCATTGCCGAATATCAGGTACGAGTGGACAAAAGCTCCCCCCTGGCAGCTGTCGTTGTTCAAGTGGAACCAGGACCCGACGCGTGCGACGCTACCTTGGTGGCAGACCAACTAAGACGGGAGCTGCATCAGGCGTTCGCACTCAAATTTGAGGTGGAAACGGTTCCTCCCGGCACACTCCCCCGATTTGAGCTGAAGGCAAAACGCTGGCGATCCTGAAGCATCGCCCGGGGAGCACAGGTCCGCCCATACCGCAAGTGACCTTTGAAGGCTTTCGGCGGGTTTTCTCCTCGCCAGCATCGGCGATTTTTGCCAGGATCCATCATCATATCGGGGTATCCCAGGTCACGTAGACCGAGGAATCCCGATGCGTTGGATCGGGGTCTTATTAGGCCGGGAAACACCGTGGCCCGTTTCTCGGAGGATAAGATCGATTCCAGCCAGTTGGATGAGCCGGATGTATGCCCGAAGTTCCTGAATCCTCCAAGGTGGGTGAGCCCGAAAGCTCCGTCGCGTCCACGCGTCTCGGCGGTGCTGAGCCCCGTCGGATGCCGAGTTCGTCAACGGAGACGAATGCGGGCGAAGTCGCCGGATCGGTCGCTTTGGACCAGTGGCGAGGCTTTGCTCTGGTGATGGTGCTGATTTCGCATGGGCTTTACTACACGGGGAAGGTCTCCGGCATCGGACGCGTGGGAGTGAACCTGTTCTTCTTCATCTCGGGACTACTCACCTACCGCTCCCTGGTGCGCAGCTCGGCACCCGACTCCTTCAGCCGAGCAAAATCATTTTGGAAGCGTCGGTTTCTGCGCCTCTATCCCGCGTTGGTGGGTTATCTGGTGCTGATGATTCCGACGGTTTACTTTTTCGCTCCGCTAGTGAAAGGGGCACCCGGATCGACCTTTGCTGAGTTCATGGCGCACCTGCCTCAGGCGTTCGGAGCGTTTATCAATTTCACCGGACCGCCATGCCATACCGGGCTGAATCATCTCTGGAGCCTCTCCACCGAAATCCAATTTTATCTGATCGCCCCCATCCTGTTCGCGTTGGGCGGCACCAGTTCCGCCCGCCGCTCCTGGGTCTGGGGTGGTCTGCTGGTGATTTTCTTGGCATTAGGCGCAGCCCAGCCGTTGGTCGGCGACCGCGTGAAATACTATTTCCAGTTCTCGGTGTGGCCGATGTTATTGGGCTTTGTAGCGGAATGGCAACGCGCCCGGTTCGTGCAGTTCTTCTCGCTGTTTTCCCGTCCGATCCTGATCAGCAGCGCGGCGGTGTTCCTGCTGAGCCTGGTGCTGATGCAACTCGGCACCAAGGCCAAGATCGGCGTCGTTGCGCTGGGGGCATTTATGGTGGTCCCCTGCTACTGCTGCTACCTGGTAGGCTTGCCATGCCCAGGAAAGCTCGGCAGTCTACTGAAATGGTGTGGCGAACGGACTTATTCCATCTACCTCTGGCAACAGCCGCTGACGCTGTGCGGCTACTTCCCGACCTGGCTCCATCCGGTCGGGGCGCTCCTTTCCTGTGCCGTGGGCGCACTGGGCTTTCACTGGCTGGAGCGACCCTTTCTCAGCCGGAAACGAAAGCCGGCCGCTGCCGGGGTTGCTCAACCCGCTGAGGTATGCCCGCCCGTCGCAACCTCCGTGCGATAGCTGCAGGACTGACTCTGCTGATCCTCGGGAGTGCCGCGTGGGGTGTCGTCAGTGTTCAACGACAGTCCTACGGCGACCGGTGGCTGCGAAAGGCCTACCCAGTGGTCGCCCCACCTTTTGAAATCCGGGCTCAAGCCGCGGGCCCCGATCGAACGCTCCTGCTGCTCGGTGACTCCCGTGTGGCGGACTGGGGCCTACCGTCGATCCCCGGCTGGCGAGTGGTGAATGCCGGGGTGCCTGGCTTGACCAGCTCAGAAATGGTATTGATCGCCTCCGAAGCGCTCCGCCAATCAGAGCCCCACACGGTGGTGATTCAAGCGGGGATCAACGAGCTCAAGATCATCGGTGTTCGGAAGGATCTCTATGAGCCTCTTCTCTCGCTCTGCGAGAGCAATGTCCTGAAGGTCGCTCACTGGGCGGCCGAGCGCGGAGCCGAAGTGCTCATTGCCCCGGTTTGGCCGACCGGCCCCGTCCCCTTTCAGCGTTCGTTGGTATGGAGCTACCGCATCCCTCAGGCGGTAGAAGAGGTAAACCTGCGGCTCTCCCGGTCAGCCTCAGGCCAGCCCCGCATCCGCATTTTTGATGCCTTCAAGCCAGCGCCCTCCTCCGCGTCGCCGATGGTTCCGCCCCTGGAGCCGCAGCTTCGCGACACCCTGCACTTCACACCCGCCTTCTACGAGCAGCTGACTCAGCGTCTGATTCTCGAGCTTAAGCCCTGACCTGAGATCACCCGTCGGTGGATGGCGCCACAACCCGGGTCCCTGAGATTCGACGGTTACGAGGGAAACCGGGATTGAGCGCGACGCACAGCCAGGGGGACGGGCAGAAGAAGCAGAGTCTATTTCCGCCCTCAGTTTTTTCTCGCCAAAACCTGGTCTTTTCGTTCGACTATGCCCTGACCCCAATGAACGCGTCTCCCAGCGCCACTGTTACGTTTACCTCTTAAAACCTAGAATCAGTGCTGTCATCATGAAAACTTCCATCCTCTCTTCTTCTCTCCTGAGCAGGATCCTCTGTCCTGCCGCGCCATTCATTCTGGGCGGAGCGGCTATGTCCCTCTTTCTCATGCAGGCCACCGCCGGATTGGTCGGGTTCTATCCATTCGACGGCGAGGACCCGACGGCCGACGCCAGCGGCGCCGGTGTGACTTTGCAAAGTGCCGCCGCCGATCCCACTTACAATCCCAGCGGAGGCTTTGAAGGAGGTGCCTTCCATTTCGACGGAAAGCAGCGATGGATCGCGCCTCTGGACATCAATCCTGGAACCCTACCGCAGGTCACCATGGGAGCTTGGGTACGCACCGAGTCGCTCATTCCGGGGTTGAGGAAGATCATGGGCTCGGATAACGGAGGGTGGGACAGGACCCTAGGGCTGGATGACCGTGAGGGTCCCTTCCGCTACACCTCATTCATTGGCAACGGGCCGCCAGCAACCGGCACCCCCGGTCCCAAGAGCACCAATCAATGGTCTTTCGTGGCCGCCAGCTACGACAACGACAATGCCGTGGCCACGATTTACGTGGATCAGGACGCGGCGACCCTAGAGGCGCTCGACGGAGTGGTCGTGCCGACGGGTTTCGGGCCCGGCCTGATCACTCTCTCCATTGGGAACCTCCGCACCGACACTGCCGATGAAGGCTGGCAAGGGGATATCGACAACGTGTTCGTGTTCGATGAGGCACTATCCCCCGAGCAGATTGCAGCCATCCGGGATGGGGGACGGACTGCGATTCTCGGACTTCCTGCCAACGACCCCGACCTGCAAGTGGCGCTCTCGCCAGATCTGGAAGGATTATCCAAGGTTCCCTCCGTCAAAGCCATTTCATTCCCTATTCGCAATGCCGGCGCGACCAAGCCATTGAAGCTTTCCCAAATCACGATTCAGGGGGCGGATGCCGGCTACTTCAGCGTCGCCTCCTTTCCTACTGAACTGGCCCCGGGGGCCAGCGGCGAGATTGTCTTCCGCCTCGATTCACAGAGCCAGGTGGGTGCCTTCGCAGCCACCGCCACAGTCGTGAGCGACGATCCCACCACACCGCGCCTGCAGCTGGAACTCGCCTCCCGAGTCGTCGCTTCGCAGACGCTGCTCGGACTTTACTCCTTCGACGATGCGGCCGCCCCCCTCAAGGATGACAGCGGTGGGGGGAGAACCCTGCTCAATGGTCTCGATGGAGGGTTGGCCGATCCCACCTACTTATCCGCCGGCGGCATCAGCGGAGGTGCCTTCGAGTTCAATGGTCAACAAAGGCTCGTGGCTCCGATCAACATCAACCCCTCGGCGGTCCCGCGTCTGGGAATGGGAGCATGGGTCAAAACGGCCACGCTGGAGCCGGGCCTACGCAAGGTCATCGGCCACGATGACGGCGCGTGGGATCGCGTGATCGGCCTGGATACCCGGTCGCAACCGACCGGAGGGGAACTGCCGGATGGCACCCTTCGCTACGCCGCGTTCACCGGAGGAAACAATTTCGGACCCACCCAAGGGGATCCTGCCCCCGCCCCGGTCAGCACGGAGGCCTGGACCTTCCTGGCCATCGACTACGACCAAGCCGCAGGCCTCCTTTCCCTCTATGTGGATCTGGACGCTTCGACTACGGACGACGAACCCCAGGTGATTCAGCAGGCGACCCAGATGGGACAAGGACTCGCGACCACTTCGATCGGCAGCCTCAACCCGGTGGGGTCGGGCGAGGGGTGGATCGGCTCGATTGACACAGTGTTCTTCCTCAGCGGCGCGCTGGATCTCGCCACCATGAACGCCATTCGCGTCGGCGGCAAACAAACCCTGCTGCAGTTTGGTCCCGACCCAGTGCTGGCGGTGGAAACCTCGCCCGTTTTCGGACAACTTCCCAACGGTGCCAGCAAGACCGTGCAGGTGCAGCTGCGGAACGGAGGCGCCTCCCAACCCCTGCGTATTGTGAAGGCCGAACTGCAAGGCCGGGATGCGGGGTCTTACACCCTAGGCACCATTCCCGATACACTGCCTCCGGGCGGGAGCGCTTCCATCTCCGTGACCTTCAACCCCGCAGGAGCGGAGGGCGTTTTCCAAGGAGTGCTGGAGCTCACCTCCAATGACAGCGCCGGACGTAAGACCAGAATCGACCTCTCGGCGGCGGTACCCTTCACCTCACTTCGCTCTTCACTCCTCGGATTCTACTCCTTTGACGATGCCGAGAATCCCCTGAAGGACGACAGCGGAAACGGCAAAGACCTCACCTCCGTAGGCGCGGATCCGACCTATGAAGCAGATACCGGGATCGAGGGAGGAAACTTCCTCTTCGGCGGTAGCCAGCGGCTGGTGTCCCCGATCAACATCAATCCGTCCGAGCGTCCGGTCCTGACCATGGGCGCGTGGGTGAAAACCGCCAGCCTCTCCCCCGGGCTGCGAAAGATCATCGGCAGTGACGATGGAGGCTGGGATCGAACGATCGGCCTTGATGACCGAGAAGGCCCATTCCGGTATTCCGCCTTCGTCGGCAACGCGGGACCGCTCGCCGGCACCCCGTCGCCCGAAAGTTCGGACGACTGGACGTTTATTGCCGCCACCTTCAATCAAAACGCCGCCGAGGTAACGCTCTACGTGGACTTGAACGTAGCCACCCTAGAAGATGCACTCATCGCTGCGACGCGGCCAGGATCCGCCTATGGCTCGGGATTTCCTACGGTGTCCATCGGGAGCCTGCGCCCGGACAACGCCAACGAATCATGGAACGGATCCATCGATAATGTCTTCTTCTATGGCAATGTGCTCTCGGAAGGCGAACTCACCGAAATTAGGAATGCTGGGAAATCCAAAATCCTGTCGGATCCTCCCCGCATCTTGAGCATTCAAAAGACGGGAGCCGGTCTCGTGATCAATTGGGGAAGCCGCCCAGGGACGACCTACACGGTGGAATATTCGGCCTCGCTCGCCGGGCCATGGACCACCATCGAGACGCAGGTCGCTGCCGGGCCGAGTTCCTCCTTCACCGACACATCCGCCCAGCGACAAGGCGGACCCGCGGGTTTCTATCGCATCGCTGTGCCTTGATCCCTCGCCAGGATCCAGTGCTCAGGGGGCCGTCGGAAAGGGTCGCCCGGTCGCCATCGCGGCCGCCGCGACTCTCTCCTTTTTTGGGCTCGCCCAGAACCGGCGCTAGCCGGGAGGATGCACTCATGCGTCTGCCGGCCAGATCAGTCCGCAGCTCTGACATCGGAACCACCCGGAGCGCCATGCGGTGGGCGATCCCACCTCTGGCGGCCTGGGCTTGCGCCGGACTGGTCCTCCTGGGCCCGCTGCGGTGGGCAAAAGGCGCAGCCGATCCCTCAGGGCGCTCCTCCGCAGAGTCAATCTCTCTGCAGGTGCCATCGGGAGGGGCGCCCGGCTTCACTTCGCTGTCGGCGGAGATGACCCACATCACCTTTACCAACCGGCTTCGGCCCGCCGACCTGGCTAAGAACCAAATTCTGGAAGTCGGCTCAGGGGTGGCTCTCGGAGATGTGGATGGGGATGGCCGAACCGATCTCTACCTCTGCTCGCTGGGAGGTCCGAATCGGCT
This region includes:
- a CDS encoding acyltransferase → MPEVPESSKVGEPESSVASTRLGGAEPRRMPSSSTETNAGEVAGSVALDQWRGFALVMVLISHGLYYTGKVSGIGRVGVNLFFFISGLLTYRSLVRSSAPDSFSRAKSFWKRRFLRLYPALVGYLVLMIPTVYFFAPLVKGAPGSTFAEFMAHLPQAFGAFINFTGPPCHTGLNHLWSLSTEIQFYLIAPILFALGGTSSARRSWVWGGLLVIFLALGAAQPLVGDRVKYYFQFSVWPMLLGFVAEWQRARFVQFFSLFSRPILISSAAVFLLSLVLMQLGTKAKIGVVALGAFMVVPCYCCYLVGLPCPGKLGSLLKWCGERTYSIYLWQQPLTLCGYFPTWLHPVGALLSCAVGALGFHWLERPFLSRKRKPAAAGVAQPAEVCPPVATSVR
- a CDS encoding AMP-binding protein, whose protein sequence is MSEFQNREQLTAHQLGELVSLLGALRQSNPFYQAKLRALGTLPHGSAEGVLAQVLALIPHTVKAELVADQRDHSPFGTNLTFPMASYVRCHQTSGSAGSPIRWLDTSASWEAMLEQWQRVFAAAGVKPEDRFFFAFSFGPFLGFWTAFEAATRLGNLCFPGGGLSSLARLHNLIDNQATILCCTPTYALHLGEVAAANQIDLTTSAIRRLIVAGEPGGSIPSTRRRLEALWPKARVCDHHGMTEVGPVTYECPDQPGLLHVMERSYIAEVLQPGASEPVAPGEVGELVLTTLKRSGSPLLRYRTCDLVAAQSRTGERCTCGTLDLGLRGGIIGRTDDMVVVRGVNLYPSAVEEVIRRVGGIAEYQVRVDKSSPLAAVVVQVEPGPDACDATLVADQLRRELHQAFALKFEVETVPPGTLPRFELKAKRWRS
- a CDS encoding choice-of-anchor D domain-containing protein, whose amino-acid sequence is MKTSILSSSLLSRILCPAAPFILGGAAMSLFLMQATAGLVGFYPFDGEDPTADASGAGVTLQSAAADPTYNPSGGFEGGAFHFDGKQRWIAPLDINPGTLPQVTMGAWVRTESLIPGLRKIMGSDNGGWDRTLGLDDREGPFRYTSFIGNGPPATGTPGPKSTNQWSFVAASYDNDNAVATIYVDQDAATLEALDGVVVPTGFGPGLITLSIGNLRTDTADEGWQGDIDNVFVFDEALSPEQIAAIRDGGRTAILGLPANDPDLQVALSPDLEGLSKVPSVKAISFPIRNAGATKPLKLSQITIQGADAGYFSVASFPTELAPGASGEIVFRLDSQSQVGAFAATATVVSDDPTTPRLQLELASRVVASQTLLGLYSFDDAAAPLKDDSGGGRTLLNGLDGGLADPTYLSAGGISGGAFEFNGQQRLVAPININPSAVPRLGMGAWVKTATLEPGLRKVIGHDDGAWDRVIGLDTRSQPTGGELPDGTLRYAAFTGGNNFGPTQGDPAPAPVSTEAWTFLAIDYDQAAGLLSLYVDLDASTTDDEPQVIQQATQMGQGLATTSIGSLNPVGSGEGWIGSIDTVFFLSGALDLATMNAIRVGGKQTLLQFGPDPVLAVETSPVFGQLPNGASKTVQVQLRNGGASQPLRIVKAELQGRDAGSYTLGTIPDTLPPGGSASISVTFNPAGAEGVFQGVLELTSNDSAGRKTRIDLSAAVPFTSLRSSLLGFYSFDDAENPLKDDSGNGKDLTSVGADPTYEADTGIEGGNFLFGGSQRLVSPININPSERPVLTMGAWVKTASLSPGLRKIIGSDDGGWDRTIGLDDREGPFRYSAFVGNAGPLAGTPSPESSDDWTFIAATFNQNAAEVTLYVDLNVATLEDALIAATRPGSAYGSGFPTVSIGSLRPDNANESWNGSIDNVFFYGNVLSEGELTEIRNAGKSKILSDPPRILSIQKTGAGLVINWGSRPGTTYTVEYSASLAGPWTTIETQVAAGPSSSFTDTSAQRQGGPAGFYRIAVP
- a CDS encoding SGNH/GDSL hydrolase family protein translates to MPARRNLRAIAAGLTLLILGSAAWGVVSVQRQSYGDRWLRKAYPVVAPPFEIRAQAAGPDRTLLLLGDSRVADWGLPSIPGWRVVNAGVPGLTSSEMVLIASEALRQSEPHTVVIQAGINELKIIGVRKDLYEPLLSLCESNVLKVAHWAAERGAEVLIAPVWPTGPVPFQRSLVWSYRIPQAVEEVNLRLSRSASGQPRIRIFDAFKPAPSSASPMVPPLEPQLRDTLHFTPAFYEQLTQRLILELKP